The Pseudomonas sp. TH06 genome has a window encoding:
- a CDS encoding DUF2164 domain-containing protein, with the protein MAIKKKPPILTLTPEQESEANHKIKRFMEDRFELDLGSFEAAEILELFTREIAPHYYNRAIFDVQTHLKERFESIESDLWALEKN; encoded by the coding sequence ATGGCGATCAAGAAGAAACCGCCGATCCTGACCCTTACTCCCGAGCAGGAGAGCGAGGCCAATCACAAGATCAAACGCTTCATGGAGGATCGTTTCGAACTCGACCTCGGATCGTTTGAAGCGGCGGAAATTCTTGAGCTGTTTACCCGCGAAATTGCTCCGCACTATTACAACAGGGCGATTTTCGATGTGCAGACCCACCTCAAAGAGCGGTTTGAAAGCATCGAAAGCGACCTGTGGGCGCTCGAAAAAAACTGA
- the mutY gene encoding A/G-specific adenine glycosylase yields the protein MRAEQFSEAVLEWFDRHGRHDLPWQQDINPYRVWVSEIMLQQTQVSTVLNYFDRFMAALPTVEALAEAPEDEVLHLWTGLGYYTRARNLQKTAKIVVSQYGGEFPRDVEKLTDLPGIGLSTAGAIASISMGLRAPILDGNVKRVLARFTAQEGYPGEPKVAKQLWANAERFTPHDRVNAYTQAMMDLGATLCTRSKPSCLLCPLERGCEAHMLGLETRYPIPKPRKAIPQKRTLMPMLANAEGAILLYRRPSTGLWGGLWSLPELDDLDDLQHLADQHSLTMGEQQALPSLVHTFSHFQLSIEPWLVQVQEASHHVAEADWLWYNLATPPRLGLAAPVKTLLERAAAVLNAGESP from the coding sequence ATGAGAGCGGAGCAGTTTTCAGAAGCGGTGCTGGAGTGGTTCGACCGCCACGGCCGCCATGATTTGCCTTGGCAGCAAGACATCAATCCGTATCGGGTGTGGGTGTCGGAGATCATGTTGCAACAGACGCAAGTCAGCACCGTGCTCAACTATTTCGACCGCTTCATGGCCGCGCTGCCGACGGTCGAAGCGCTGGCCGAAGCGCCGGAAGACGAAGTGCTGCACCTGTGGACGGGCCTGGGTTACTACACCCGCGCGCGCAATTTGCAGAAGACCGCGAAAATCGTCGTCAGCCAGTACGGTGGCGAGTTTCCGCGTGACGTCGAAAAACTTACGGATCTGCCGGGCATTGGCCTGTCCACCGCTGGCGCCATCGCCAGTATCAGCATGGGCCTGCGCGCGCCGATCCTCGACGGCAACGTCAAACGCGTTCTTGCGCGTTTTACCGCGCAAGAGGGCTACCCCGGCGAGCCGAAGGTCGCCAAACAGCTGTGGGCCAACGCTGAGCGCTTTACGCCGCATGATCGGGTCAACGCCTACACCCAGGCGATGATGGATCTCGGCGCCACACTCTGCACACGTAGCAAGCCGAGTTGCCTGCTGTGTCCGCTGGAGCGTGGCTGCGAAGCGCACATGCTCGGCCTGGAGACTCGCTACCCGATTCCCAAGCCGCGCAAAGCCATTCCGCAGAAGCGCACGCTGATGCCGATGCTCGCCAATGCCGAAGGCGCAATTCTGCTGTATCGCCGTCCGTCGACGGGCCTGTGGGGCGGTTTGTGGAGCCTGCCGGAACTCGACGACCTCGACGACCTGCAACATCTGGCCGATCAGCACTCGCTGACGATGGGCGAGCAGCAGGCACTGCCAAGCCTTGTCCACACGTTCAGCCATTTCCAGCTGTCCATCGAACCCTGGCTGGTTCAGGTGCAGGAGGCCAGCCATCACGTGGCCGAGGCCGACTGGCTCTGGTATAACCTCGCCACCCCGCCGCGCCTGGGCCTCGCCGCCCCGGTCAAAACCTTGCTCGAACGCGCGGCTGCCGTATTGAATGCAGGAGAGTCACCATGA
- the sbnA gene encoding 2,3-diaminopropionate biosynthesis protein SbnA — MIKQLINEDSYVQIGELCSARIQLKIEGLNPAGSIKLKTAHALITDLENQGRISHKTRLVESSSGNLGVALAMVCAAKGYKFVCVIDPNISAPNRKLMQALGAEMIMVDQRDENGGYLNSRIRLIEQLVAENPDYIWLNQYKNPTNPLAHYQATAKSIAHKFPHVDYLFVGAGTTGTLMGCKNYFAEHHPQTKVIAVDTVGSVTFGLPGGTRHIPGLGTSRLPEIFEASGIHDFLSIPEEQTIKVCRWLAQRYGLLFGGSTGTVLAGIQQWAPHIRPDDVVVAISPDMGERYLETIYSDDWVTQRIGASALQPLFPEIALALSA, encoded by the coding sequence ATGATCAAGCAACTTATCAATGAAGATAGTTACGTACAGATCGGAGAACTTTGCAGTGCAAGGATCCAACTGAAAATCGAAGGACTGAATCCTGCCGGATCGATCAAGCTCAAAACCGCACACGCGCTGATTACCGATCTGGAGAACCAGGGGCGGATTTCCCACAAGACTCGTCTGGTGGAGTCTTCGTCGGGGAATCTGGGGGTTGCGCTGGCCATGGTCTGCGCCGCCAAGGGTTACAAGTTTGTCTGTGTGATTGACCCGAACATCTCTGCGCCGAACAGGAAGCTCATGCAGGCACTCGGCGCCGAGATGATCATGGTTGATCAGCGTGACGAAAATGGCGGCTACCTTAATTCGCGTATTCGTTTGATTGAGCAGTTGGTCGCGGAGAACCCGGACTACATCTGGCTCAATCAGTACAAGAATCCGACCAATCCTCTCGCCCACTATCAAGCGACTGCCAAGTCCATCGCCCACAAGTTTCCCCATGTCGATTACTTGTTTGTGGGCGCTGGCACCACCGGCACGCTGATGGGCTGCAAGAACTACTTCGCCGAACATCATCCACAAACCAAAGTCATCGCTGTCGATACCGTCGGCTCGGTCACGTTCGGCCTGCCGGGTGGCACGCGACATATTCCGGGGCTGGGCACCAGCCGTCTGCCGGAGATTTTCGAGGCGTCCGGGATTCACGACTTCCTGTCGATCCCAGAGGAACAGACGATCAAGGTCTGCCGCTGGCTGGCGCAACGCTACGGTCTGCTTTTCGGCGGTTCCACCGGCACTGTCCTCGCGGGCATCCAGCAATGGGCGCCGCACATCCGTCCCGACGACGTCGTCGTGGCGATCTCGCCTGACATGGGTGAGCGCTACCTCGAAACCATCTATTCCGACGACTGGGTCACCCAGCGTATCGGCGCATCGGCGTTGCAACCCCTTTTCCCAGAAATCGCTCTGGCACTTTCGGCGTAA
- the hisH gene encoding imidazole glycerol phosphate synthase subunit HisH has protein sequence MQTVAVIDYGMGNLHSVAKALEHVGAGKVLITSDADVIREADRVVFPGVGAIRDCMAEIRRLGFDSLVREVSQDRPFLGICVGMQALLDSSEENDGVDCIGLFPGAVKFFGKDLHEDGEHLKVPHMGWNEVQQKVSHPLWHDIPDMARFYFVHSYYIAAANARQVVGGGHYGVDFAAALAEGSRFAVQFHPEKSHTHGLQLLQNFAAWDGRW, from the coding sequence ATGCAGACGGTTGCAGTTATCGATTACGGCATGGGCAACCTGCACTCGGTGGCCAAGGCTCTGGAGCACGTCGGTGCCGGAAAAGTGCTGATCACCAGCGATGCGGATGTCATCCGCGAAGCCGACCGCGTGGTCTTTCCGGGCGTTGGCGCGATTCGCGATTGCATGGCGGAAATCCGTCGTCTCGGTTTCGACTCGCTGGTGCGTGAGGTCAGCCAGGATCGTCCGTTCCTCGGCATCTGTGTCGGCATGCAAGCCTTGCTCGACAGCAGCGAAGAGAACGACGGCGTCGACTGCATCGGCCTGTTCCCGGGCGCGGTGAAGTTCTTCGGCAAAGACCTGCATGAAGATGGCGAGCACCTGAAAGTCCCGCACATGGGCTGGAACGAAGTGCAGCAGAAAGTCAGCCACCCGCTGTGGCATGACATTCCGGACATGGCGCGTTTCTACTTCGTGCACAGTTACTATATCGCCGCCGCGAATGCGCGGCAGGTGGTGGGTGGCGGTCATTACGGCGTCGATTTCGCTGCCGCGCTGGCCGAAGGCTCGCGTTTCGCCGTGCAGTTCCACCCGGAGAAGAGCCATACCCATGGCCTGCAATTGCTGCAGAACTTCGCTGCGTGGGACGGTCGCTGGTAA
- the hisF gene encoding imidazole glycerol phosphate synthase subunit HisF: protein MALAKRIIPCLDVDNGRVVKGVKFENIRDAGDPVEIARRYDEQGADEITFLDITASVDGRDTTLHTVERMASQVFIPLTVGGGVRTVQDIRNLLNAGADKVSINTAAVFNPEFVGEAAQHFGSQCIVVAIDAKKVSGPGETPRWEIFTHGGRKPTGLDAVEWAKKMEGLGAGEILLTSMDQDGMKNGFDLGVTRAISDALGIPVIASGGVGNLQHLADGILEGHASAVLAASIFHFGEYTVQEAKAYMAKRGIVMR from the coding sequence ATGGCGCTGGCCAAACGCATCATCCCTTGCCTGGACGTGGACAACGGCCGAGTCGTCAAAGGTGTGAAGTTCGAAAACATCCGCGACGCCGGTGACCCGGTGGAAATCGCCCGTCGCTACGACGAGCAGGGTGCCGACGAGATTACCTTTCTCGACATCACCGCCAGTGTCGATGGTCGCGACACCACGCTGCATACCGTCGAGCGCATGGCCAGCCAGGTGTTCATTCCGCTGACCGTCGGTGGCGGTGTGCGCACCGTGCAGGACATTCGCAACCTGCTCAATGCCGGTGCGGACAAGGTTTCGATCAACACCGCCGCGGTGTTCAATCCGGAATTCGTCGGCGAAGCCGCACAGCATTTCGGCTCGCAATGCATCGTCGTCGCCATCGACGCGAAGAAAGTCTCCGGCCCGGGTGAAACCCCGCGCTGGGAGATCTTCACCCACGGCGGGCGCAAGCCGACCGGCCTCGATGCGGTCGAGTGGGCGAAGAAAATGGAAGGCCTCGGTGCCGGCGAAATCCTGCTGACCAGCATGGATCAGGACGGCATGAAAAACGGTTTCGATCTCGGCGTGACCCGTGCCATCAGCGATGCGCTGGGCATACCGGTGATCGCATCCGGCGGTGTCGGCAATCTGCAGCATCTGGCTGACGGCATTCTCGAAGGCCACGCCAGCGCAGTGTTGGCGGCGAGTATTTTCCACTTCGGCGAATACACCGTGCAGGAAGCCAAGGCTTACATGGCCAAACGCGGCATCGTGATGCGCTAA
- a CDS encoding oxidative damage protection protein, which yields MTRTIMCRKYKEELPALERAPFPGAKGQDIFDHVSAKAWADWQKHQTLLINEKRLNMMNAEDRKYLQGEMDKYFSGEDYAKAEGYVPPAE from the coding sequence ATGACCCGCACCATCATGTGCCGTAAGTACAAAGAAGAATTGCCCGCTCTGGAACGCGCTCCTTTCCCGGGCGCAAAAGGTCAGGATATTTTTGATCACGTCTCGGCCAAGGCCTGGGCCGACTGGCAGAAACACCAGACCCTGCTGATCAACGAAAAGCGCCTGAACATGATGAACGCCGAAGATCGCAAATATCTTCAGGGCGAGATGGACAAGTACTTCTCCGGCGAGGATTACGCCAAGGCCGAAGGCTACGTTCCGCCTGCCGAGTAA
- the hisA gene encoding 1-(5-phosphoribosyl)-5-[(5-phosphoribosylamino)methylideneamino]imidazole-4-carboxamide isomerase, producing MLIIPAIDLKDGACVRLRQGRMEDSTVFSDDPVSMAAKWVEGGCRRLHLVDLNGAFEGQPVNGEVVTAIAKRYPNLPIQIGGGIRSLETIEHYVKAGVSYVIIGTKAVKDPAFVAEACRAFPGKIIVGLDAKDGFVATDGWAEISTVQVIDLAKQFEADGVSSIVYTDIAKDGMMQGCNVPFTAALAAATKIPVIASGGIHNLGDIKSLLDAKAPGIIGAITGRAIYEGTLDVAEAQAFCDSYQG from the coding sequence ATGCTGATTATTCCCGCTATCGATCTTAAAGACGGTGCCTGCGTACGTCTGCGCCAGGGCCGCATGGAAGATTCCACGGTGTTCTCCGATGACCCGGTGAGCATGGCTGCCAAGTGGGTGGAGGGCGGTTGCCGTCGTCTGCATCTGGTCGATCTGAATGGCGCTTTCGAAGGTCAGCCGGTCAACGGTGAAGTGGTTACGGCGATTGCCAAGCGCTACCCGAACCTGCCGATCCAGATCGGTGGCGGCATCCGTTCGCTGGAAACCATCGAGCACTACGTCAAGGCTGGCGTGAGCTACGTGATCATCGGCACCAAAGCCGTGAAAGACCCGGCGTTCGTCGCTGAAGCCTGCCGCGCATTCCCGGGCAAGATCATCGTCGGTCTGGATGCCAAAGACGGTTTTGTCGCCACCGATGGCTGGGCTGAAATCAGCACCGTGCAGGTCATCGATCTGGCCAAGCAGTTTGAAGCCGATGGCGTGTCCTCGATCGTTTATACCGACATCGCCAAAGACGGCATGATGCAGGGCTGCAACGTGCCGTTCACCGCTGCGCTGGCCGCTGCAACGAAGATCCCGGTGATCGCTTCCGGCGGCATTCACAACCTCGGTGACATCAAGTCGCTGCTCGACGCCAAGGCGCCAGGCATCATCGGTGCGATCACTGGCCGGGCGATCTACGAAGGCACTCTCGACGTCGCCGAAGCGCAAGCTTTCTGCGACTCGTACCAAGGCTGA
- a CDS encoding AsmA family protein, protein MKAFGKILGLVLLGLLLIIVAAGFALTHLFDPNDYKDEIRQIARDKAHIELTLSGDIGWSLFPWLGLELHEASVATLVKPAEPFADLQMLGLSVRVLPLLRREVQMSDVRVEGLNLRLNRDKDGHGNWEDIGKVPAPAGATPPAAAGEPASETTAAVEKPPQPIRLDIDSLTVNNARVEYNDEKTGKQFSAESIQLSTGPVHDSTNIPVKATAFLGTNQPVLRVRTELTGELRIERALQRYKFEDMKLSGELAGDPLQGKTMTFSAQGQLLLDKAANVAEWTGIKISANQLRALGELKANDLDKTPQITGGVSIAQFDLAKFVDSIGQKLPAMAEGSLSKVELVSRVAATPTSVAFDNINLKLDDSSFSGRIAVEDFAKQSLRAILKADTFNVDRYLPPKSEKATSATQVRQAEVASTEADAMAGAGSTPLPDKPSKSAWSTDRLLPIERLAKLDVDADLTFGQLTLDKLPIQNAALKATGQGGLLTLSNLSGELYNGNFEAKGTLDVRQSTPVLNLQTKINRVPAEKILESQGKNPPVKGLVTLTSNVTGSGNSQQALIETLNGNASFVINNGVLLNANLEQQLCKGIATLNRKTLSGEPRGKDTPFQELKGNLTFRNGIASNPDLKVRIPGMTVNGDGDIDLRVLGMDYRVGIIVEGDTSAMPDPACQVGEKFVGIEWPLRCRGPLELGAKACRVDNDRLGQVATKLAGDKLSEKIDEKLGDKVSPELKNALKGLFKR, encoded by the coding sequence ATGAAAGCGTTCGGCAAAATCCTGGGTCTGGTACTTCTCGGGCTGTTGCTGATCATTGTGGCGGCAGGCTTTGCCCTGACCCACCTCTTCGATCCCAACGATTACAAAGACGAGATCCGCCAGATAGCCCGCGACAAGGCCCACATCGAGCTGACGCTCAGTGGCGATATCGGCTGGAGCCTGTTCCCGTGGCTCGGCCTGGAATTGCACGAGGCCAGCGTCGCCACCCTGGTCAAACCTGCCGAACCGTTTGCCGATTTGCAGATGCTCGGCCTGTCCGTGCGTGTGCTGCCGCTGCTGCGCCGCGAAGTGCAGATGAGCGATGTGCGCGTCGAAGGCCTGAACCTGCGCCTGAACCGTGACAAGGACGGCCATGGCAACTGGGAAGACATCGGCAAGGTCCCCGCTCCGGCTGGCGCAACGCCGCCGGCTGCGGCCGGAGAACCGGCCAGCGAAACCACCGCCGCCGTGGAAAAACCACCACAACCGATCCGGCTCGACATCGACAGCCTGACCGTCAACAACGCTCGCGTTGAATACAACGACGAGAAGACCGGCAAGCAGTTCAGCGCCGAGAGCATTCAGTTGAGCACCGGCCCGGTGCACGATTCGACCAATATCCCGGTAAAAGCCACGGCATTCCTCGGCACCAATCAGCCGGTTCTGCGCGTGCGCACCGAGCTCACAGGCGAGCTGCGCATCGAGCGCGCCCTGCAACGCTACAAGTTCGAAGACATGAAGCTGTCCGGCGAACTGGCTGGCGATCCGTTGCAAGGCAAGACCATGACGTTCTCCGCGCAGGGCCAGTTGCTGCTGGATAAAGCTGCGAACGTCGCCGAATGGACAGGCATCAAGATATCCGCCAACCAATTGCGCGCCTTGGGTGAGCTGAAAGCCAACGACCTCGACAAGACCCCACAGATCACCGGCGGCGTCTCCATCGCCCAATTCGATCTGGCTAAATTCGTCGACAGCATCGGCCAGAAACTTCCGGCCATGGCCGAAGGCAGCCTGAGCAAGGTCGAACTGGTCAGCCGCGTTGCCGCCACGCCAACCAGCGTTGCCTTCGACAACATCAACCTGAAACTCGACGACAGCAGCTTCAGCGGCCGCATCGCCGTCGAAGACTTCGCCAAACAATCGCTGCGGGCGATCCTCAAGGCAGACACCTTCAACGTCGACCGCTACCTGCCGCCGAAATCAGAAAAAGCCACCAGCGCCACGCAAGTGCGTCAGGCCGAGGTCGCCAGCACCGAAGCCGATGCCATGGCCGGCGCAGGCTCCACGCCTTTGCCGGACAAGCCGAGCAAAAGCGCCTGGAGCACCGATCGCCTCCTGCCGATTGAACGCCTGGCCAAACTCGATGTGGATGCCGACCTGACTTTCGGCCAACTGACCCTCGACAAATTGCCGATCCAGAACGCCGCACTCAAAGCCACCGGCCAGGGCGGCCTGCTGACCCTCAGCAACCTGAGCGGCGAACTGTACAACGGCAACTTCGAGGCCAAAGGCACCCTCGACGTACGCCAAAGCACGCCAGTGCTGAATCTGCAGACGAAGATCAACCGCGTTCCGGCGGAAAAAATCCTCGAAAGCCAGGGCAAGAATCCGCCAGTCAAAGGCCTGGTGACCCTCACCAGTAACGTCACCGGCAGCGGCAACAGCCAACAGGCACTGATCGAAACCCTCAACGGCAACGCCAGTTTCGTGATCAACAACGGCGTGCTACTCAACGCCAACCTTGAACAGCAACTGTGCAAAGGCATCGCCACGCTCAACCGCAAAACCCTCAGCGGCGAGCCACGGGGCAAGGACACGCCGTTCCAGGAACTCAAGGGCAACCTGACCTTCCGTAACGGCATCGCCAGCAACCCGGACCTGAAAGTGCGCATCCCGGGCATGACCGTCAACGGTGACGGCGATATCGACCTGCGTGTGCTGGGCATGGACTATCGCGTCGGCATCATCGTCGAAGGCGACACCAGCGCCATGCCGGACCCGGCCTGTCAGGTCGGCGAAAAATTCGTCGGCATCGAGTGGCCGCTGCGCTGCCGTGGCCCGCTGGAACTGGGCGCCAAGGCCTGCCGTGTCGATAACGATCGTCTCGGTCAGGTCGCGACCAAACTGGCCGGTGACAAGCTCAGTGAAAAAATCGACGAGAAACTTGGCGACAAGGTCAGTCCGGAATTGAAAAACGCATTGAAGGGGCTGTTCAAGCGATGA
- a CDS encoding acetyl-CoA sensor PanZ family protein, translating to MPVIVQTLEDASYQDQQDLQKIYRDAPDWLFAPFSGEAELIESALADGSFIAGRFNDRLLGAARLTRHHDVWHLSHLCVRKVTRRRGVAERLVNQAQKMASQAGAELRLLAPAGHLETQAIAAKLQVPLAVMAT from the coding sequence ATGCCAGTCATCGTTCAGACGCTAGAAGACGCCAGTTATCAGGATCAGCAGGATTTGCAGAAGATTTACCGCGATGCGCCCGATTGGCTGTTCGCGCCGTTCTCCGGGGAAGCCGAGCTGATCGAAAGCGCGCTGGCTGACGGCAGTTTTATTGCCGGACGTTTCAATGACCGACTGCTCGGCGCCGCACGCCTGACAAGGCACCACGACGTTTGGCATTTGTCCCATTTATGCGTGCGAAAGGTCACCAGACGCCGAGGTGTTGCCGAGCGGCTGGTGAACCAAGCGCAGAAAATGGCGTCGCAAGCGGGTGCAGAACTGCGCCTGCTGGCACCTGCCGGGCATCTTGAAACCCAGGCAATCGCCGCAAAATTGCAGGTGCCACTGGCGGTGATGGCAACATGA
- a CDS encoding OFA family MFS transporter: MSTSITADGLKADQPAFLSKERIIAKPGFNRWLVPPAALAIHLCIGMAYGFSVFWLPLSKALGITAPVTCAPDMSFIAQVFSSQCDWPISMLGWIYTLFFIFLGCSAAIWGGWLEHAGPRKAGVVSALCWCGGLLISALGIYTHQIWLMWIGSGVIGGIGLGLGYISPVSTLIKWFPDKRGMATGMAIMGFGGGAMVGAPLAAALMGHFASPTSVGVWQSFLVMAAIYFVFMIGGALSYRVPPTGWKPEGWTAPAKKASNSMITHRHVHVNVAWKTPQFRLVWLVLCLNVSAGIGILGMASPLLQEVFGGKLLGVDVPFGQLDAGQLASIAAIAAGFTGLLSLFNIGGRFFWASFSDYLGRKNTYFVFFALGFALYALIPNLGHLGNVALFVAAFCIILSMYGGGFATVPAYLADLFGTQMVGAIHGRLLTAWAAAGVLGPVLVNYLREYQLSIGVERAAAYDITLYILAGLLVLGFLCNMLVRPVADKYFMTDAELAAEQALGHDKGADATTVLEWKAAPGSKPLAVAAWLVVGIPLAWGVWVTLQKTAVLFH, from the coding sequence ATGAGCACGAGCATAACGGCGGACGGCCTCAAGGCCGACCAGCCTGCGTTCCTGTCCAAGGAACGCATCATCGCCAAGCCCGGTTTCAACCGCTGGCTGGTACCACCGGCCGCTCTGGCCATTCACCTGTGCATCGGCATGGCCTACGGTTTCTCGGTGTTCTGGTTGCCGCTGTCCAAGGCGCTGGGCATCACCGCTCCAGTGACTTGCGCGCCGGACATGAGCTTCATCGCACAGGTGTTCTCGTCGCAATGCGACTGGCCGATTTCGATGCTCGGCTGGATCTACACCCTGTTCTTCATCTTCCTCGGCTGCTCGGCAGCGATCTGGGGTGGCTGGCTCGAACACGCCGGTCCACGCAAGGCCGGTGTCGTCTCGGCGCTGTGCTGGTGCGGCGGTCTGCTGATCTCGGCGCTGGGCATTTATACCCACCAGATCTGGCTGATGTGGATCGGCTCCGGCGTGATCGGCGGTATCGGTCTGGGCCTGGGCTATATCTCGCCGGTGTCGACCCTGATCAAGTGGTTCCCGGACAAGCGCGGCATGGCCACTGGCATGGCAATCATGGGCTTCGGCGGCGGCGCGATGGTCGGTGCCCCGTTGGCCGCAGCGCTGATGGGCCACTTCGCTTCGCCAACCAGCGTTGGTGTATGGCAGAGCTTCCTGGTGATGGCCGCGATCTATTTCGTGTTCATGATCGGCGGTGCATTGTCTTACCGCGTACCGCCAACAGGCTGGAAGCCTGAAGGCTGGACCGCTCCGGCGAAAAAAGCTTCGAACTCGATGATCACTCACCGTCACGTGCACGTGAATGTGGCGTGGAAAACCCCGCAATTCCGTCTGGTCTGGCTGGTGCTGTGCCTGAACGTGTCGGCCGGTATCGGCATCCTCGGCATGGCTTCGCCACTGCTGCAGGAAGTGTTCGGCGGCAAACTGCTGGGTGTTGACGTGCCGTTCGGTCAACTGGATGCCGGGCAATTGGCGTCGATCGCCGCGATTGCGGCCGGTTTCACCGGTCTGCTGAGCCTGTTCAATATCGGTGGCCGGTTCTTCTGGGCGTCGTTCTCGGACTACCTGGGCCGCAAAAACACCTACTTCGTGTTCTTTGCCCTGGGTTTTGCTCTGTACGCGTTGATTCCGAACCTCGGTCATCTGGGCAACGTTGCGCTGTTCGTGGCGGCGTTCTGCATCATCCTGTCGATGTACGGCGGTGGTTTTGCGACGGTTCCGGCGTACCTGGCCGACCTGTTCGGTACGCAAATGGTCGGCGCGATCCACGGTCGTCTGCTGACGGCGTGGGCGGCGGCTGGCGTGCTGGGTCCGGTGCTGGTGAACTACCTGCGTGAGTATCAGTTGAGCATCGGCGTGGAACGCGCGGCGGCTTACGACATCACCCTGTACATCCTCGCTGGCCTGCTGGTGCTGGGTTTCCTCTGCAACATGCTGGTGCGCCCAGTGGCTGACAAGTACTTCATGACCGACGCCGAACTGGCGGCCGAACAGGCACTGGGTCATGACAAAGGTGCTGACGCGACCACCGTACTGGAGTGGAAAGCCGCGCCGGGCAGCAAGCCGCTGGCGGTGGCTGCGTGGCTGGTGGTGGGTATTCCGTTGGCGTGGGGGGTGTGGGTGACCCTGCAGAAGACGGCGGTACTGTTTCATTAA
- the hisB gene encoding imidazoleglycerol-phosphate dehydratase HisB produces MAERKASVERDTLETQIKASINLDGTGKARFDIGVPFLEHMLDQIARHGLIDLDIECKGDLHIDDHHTVEDVGITLGQAFAKAIGDKKGIRRYGHAYVPLDEALSRVVIDFSGRPGLQMHVPYTRATVGGFDVDLFQEFFQGFVNHALVSLHIDNLRGTNTHHQIETVFKAFGRALRMAVELDERMAGQMPSTKGVL; encoded by the coding sequence ATGGCCGAACGTAAGGCTTCTGTCGAGCGCGACACTCTGGAAACCCAGATCAAAGCCTCGATCAACCTTGATGGCACCGGAAAGGCCCGATTCGATATCGGTGTTCCTTTTCTTGAGCACATGCTGGATCAGATCGCCCGTCACGGGTTGATCGACCTGGATATTGAATGCAAGGGCGATCTGCATATCGACGACCACCATACGGTGGAAGACGTTGGTATCACTCTCGGCCAGGCCTTCGCCAAAGCCATCGGCGACAAAAAAGGCATCCGTCGCTACGGCCACGCCTACGTGCCGCTCGATGAAGCGCTGTCGCGTGTGGTGATCGATTTCTCCGGCCGTCCAGGCCTGCAGATGCACGTGCCGTACACCCGCGCCACCGTCGGCGGCTTCGACGTTGATCTGTTCCAGGAATTCTTCCAGGGCTTCGTCAACCACGCGCTGGTCAGCCTGCACATCGACAACCTGCGCGGCACCAACACTCACCACCAGATCGAAACCGTGTTCAAGGCTTTCGGCCGCGCACTGCGCATGGCTGTGGAGCTGGATGAGCGCATGGCCGGGCAAATGCCATCGACCAAAGGCGTTCTGTAA